CAGGTTCGGCATTCCAGGCACCAGGCCGAGTAAACCGAGCACGGCGGCGCTTAACAACATAACGCTTGGGTTACTGAAAAGCTGATTCACCATCTGCTCGCCAACATCCTGATCGGTGCTGACACGCGTAACGATGACCCCGGCGGCAGTAGAAATCACCAGCGCCGGGATTTGTGCCACCAGACCGTCGCCAATGGTCAATAGCGTATAACTTTCCGCCGCGTGTCCCATGCTCATGCCATGTTGCAGCACACCGACCAGCAATCCGCCGACAACGTTAATGACCATGATGAGGATCCCGGCGATGGCATCACCACGAACAAATTTACTTGCCCCGTCCATTGAGCCGTAAAAGTCGGCTTCCTGAGTCACTTCGGAGCGGCGTTTTTTCGCCTCATCTTCACCAATCAATCCGGCGTTCAGGTCAGCGTCAATCGCCATCTGCTTACCCGGCATACCATCGAGAACAAAGCGCGCGCCCACTTCCGCGATACGCCCGGCACCTTTGGTAATGACCATAAAGTTGATGATCACAAGAATGACGAATACCACGATACCGATAGCGAAATTGCCACCAACGAGGAAGTGACCGAACGCTTCGACCACCTTCCCTGCCGCCGCCGCGCCCGTATGGCCTTCCATCAAAATGATACGGGTTGAAGCCACGTTAAGTGCCAGACGCAACAGCGTGGTGAACAGTAAGATTGTCGGAAAGGCGGCAAACTCGAGCGTACGCTGGGTAAACATCGCCACCAGCAACACCATAATCGACAACGCGATATTAAAGGTAAACAGCAGGTCGAGAATGAATGCAGGCAATGGCAGCACCATCATCGACAAAATCAGCAAGATCAAAATCGGTCCTGCAAGGATCTGCCATTGTGTCGATTTCAGGTTTGCAGGCAGGCGCAGCATCGCGGCCAGATTACTCATGGGTCGGTTTCTCGTTAATAAAATCCAGGGCTTCCGGCACCGGAAGATGAGTTGGTTGTACAGGGCGCTGTCCACCAGCCAGACGCCAACGTTTCAGTTGCCAGACCCAGGCCAGCACTTCCGCCACGGCGGCATACAGTTGACCAGGTATTTGTTGACCGATTTCAGCATGTCGATACAGCGCTCGCGCCAGCGGCGGCGCTTCAAGCGTCGGGACGTTATTTTCAGCGCCAATTTCACGAATGCGCAGCGCGACCAGCCCTGCACCTTTAGCGACCACTTTAGGCGCACTCATTTTGTTTTCGTCGTACTGCAAAGCCACTGAGTAGTGAGTTGGGTTATTGACGATAACGTCCGCTTTCGGCACATCGGCCATCATCCGCCGCCGCGCCGCAGCTCGCTGCATCTGACGGATTCGGCCTTTGACATGAGGGTCGCCTTCGCTTTGTTTGAACTCATCACGAATATCCTGCCGTGACATACGCAGCTTTTTCAGGTGGCTGAAGATTTGGAAAAAGACGTCAAATCCCACCATCGGAATGACACCAAGCACCACCAGCAGTGCGCATAGCCCTACCAGATCCATCGCATTACCCATGGCGGTAATCGGAGACTCGGCCATTAAGCGCATCATCTGCGGCCAGTGGTGCCAGAGATAAAACCCCGTCACACTGCCGACCAGGATGGATTTCAGTATCGC
The DNA window shown above is from Escherichia sp. E4742 and carries:
- the flhB gene encoding flagellar biosynthesis protein FlhB, which codes for MSDESDDKTEAPTPHRLEKAREEGQIPRSRELTSLLILLVGVCVIWFGGVSLARRLSGMLSAGLHFDHSIINDPNLILGQIILLIREAMLALLPLISGVVLVALVSPVMLGGLVFSGKSLQPKFSKLNPLPGIKRMFSAQTGAELLKAILKSILVGSVTGFYLWHHWPQMMRLMAESPITAMGNAMDLVGLCALLVVLGVIPMVGFDVFFQIFSHLKKLRMSRQDIRDEFKQSEGDPHVKGRIRQMQRAAARRRMMADVPKADVIVNNPTHYSVALQYDENKMSAPKVVAKGAGLVALRIREIGAENNVPTLEAPPLARALYRHAEIGQQIPGQLYAAVAEVLAWVWQLKRWRLAGGQRPVQPTHLPVPEALDFINEKPTHE